A single genomic interval of Camelina sativa cultivar DH55 chromosome 11, Cs, whole genome shotgun sequence harbors:
- the LOC104726213 gene encoding ATP-dependent 6-phosphofructokinase 7 — protein MTSPTSNKPKIVNGPGGYVLQDVPHLIDYLPDLPTYTNPLQDNPAYSVVKQYFVDADDSVPEKVVVHKDGPRGIHFRRAGPRQKVYFESDEVHACIVTCGGLCPGLNTVIREIVSSLSYMYGVKKILGIDGGYRGFYAKNTIPLNSKVVNDIHKRGGTILGTSRGGHDTTKIVDSIQDRGINQVYIIGGDGTQRGASVIFEEIRRRGLKVAVVGIPKTIDNDIPVIDKSFGFDTAVEEAQRAINAAHVEAESNENGIGFVKLMGRYSGFIAMYATLASRDVDCCLIPESPFYLEGEGGLLEFIEKRLKEHGHMVIVLAEGAGQDLMSKSMESTLKDASGNKLLKDVGLWLAQSIKDYFKKIKMVMNLKYIDPTYMIRAVPSNASDNVYCTLLAQSAVHGAMAGYTGYTSGLVNGRQTYIPYYRITEKQNNVVITDRMWARLLSSTNQPSFLGPKDISEEKKEMPETPLLDDGAVDIPPVTKEVTK, from the exons ATGACTAGTCCGACAAGTAACAAGCCTAAGATCGTCAACGGTCCTGGTGGTTATGTTTTACAAGACGTTCCTCATCTCATCGATTACCTTCCTGATCTTCCT ACTTATACGAATCCATTGCAAGACAATCCAGCTTACTCAGTGGTTAA GCAATACTTTGTTGATGCAGACGATAGTGTTCCCGAGAAG GTTGTTGTTCACAAGGATGGTCCAAGAGGAATACATTTTAGACGCGCTGGTCCACGTCAGAAGGTTTACTTTGAGTCTGATGAAGTGCATGCTTGCATAGTTACTTGTGGAGGTCTCTGTCCCGGTCTCAATACCGTCATCAGAGAAATCGTTAGCAGCTTATCGTACATGTATGGAGTAAAGAAAATTCTTGGAATTGAT GGTGGATACAGAGGATTCTACGCCAAGAATACTATCCCCTTAAACTCTAAAGTCGTGAATGATATTCATAAGCGAGGAGGAACAATCCTCGGGACTTCAAGAGGTGGACACGATACCACAAAGATAGTTGATAGCATTCAAGATCGAGGAATCAATCAG GTTTATATTATTGGAGGAGATGGAACCCAGCGAGGTGCTTCTGTAATATTTGAG GAAATTAGAAGGCGTGGACTTAAAGTTGCTGTGGTTGGAATTCCAAAAACGATCGATAACGATATTCCGGTAATAGATAAATCTTTTGGGTTTGACACTGCTGTGGAGGAAGCTCAACGTGCGATTAACGCAGCACATGTTGAAGCCGAGAGTAATGAGAATGGTATTGGTTTTGTCAAGCTTATGGGTCGTTACAGCG GATTCATAGCGATGTATGCTACGTTAGCCAGCAGAgatgttgattgttgcttgattcCCGAGTCACCATTTTACCTCGAAGGAGAAGGTGGACTCTTGGAGTTCATAGAAAAACGGCTCAAGGAGCATGGTCACATGGTGATTGTTCTAGCTGAAGGTGCAGGACAAGATTTGATGTCCAAAAGTATGGAATCTACTCTTAAGGATGCTTCTGGGAACAAACTTCTTAAAGATGTCGGTTTGTGGTTAGCACAAAGCATCAAG GATTATTTTAAGAAGATTAAGATGGTGATGAATCTCAAATACATTGATCCTACATACATGATCCGGGCTGTTCCAAGCAATGCATCAGACAATGTTTACTGTACACTTCTTGCTCAGAGCGCAGTTCATGGTGCAATGGCTGGTTACACTGGCTACACCAGTGGTCTTGTCAATGGAAGACAAACATACATCCCTTACTAC AGGATaacagagaaacagaacaaTGTAGTGATTACGGATAGAATGTGGGCGAGGCTATTGTCTTCTACGAACCAGCCAAGTTTCTTGGGGCCTAAGGATATAtctgaagagaagaaagagatgccAGAGACGCCGCTTCTTGACGACGGAGCTGTCGATATCCCTCCTGTGACTAAAGAGGTCACTAAGTGA
- the LOC104726212 gene encoding inositol oxygenase 5-like — translation MTISVQNPVFEYEDSTTNKKIGELQLDSGIPMSKISSDDEVFLAPEMNAFGRQFRDYADAKSERQKGVEHFYKTQHTNQTVDFVKKMRSEYGKLDKMVMNIWECCELLNEVVDESDPDLDEPQIQHLLQSAEAIRKDYPNEDWLHLTALIHDLGKVLTLPQFGELPQWAVVGDTFPVGCAFDESNVHHKYFMENLDINNPKYNTKAGIYSEGCGLENVNMSWGHDDYMYMVAKENGSTLPSAGLFIIRYHSFYPLHTAGAYTHLMNEEDKENLKWLHVFNKYDLYSKSKVHVDVEKVKPYYMSLIKKYFPENLRW, via the exons ATGACTATCTCTGTCCAAAACCCTGTTTTTG aataCGAGGACTCTACGACGAATAAAAAGATCGGAGAGTTACAATTGGACAGCGGAATTCCAATGTCGAAGATATCATCCGATGATGAAGTGTTTTTGGCTCCTGAGATGAATGCATTTGGTCGTCAGTtcag AGACTACGCTGATGCAAAAAGCGAGAGGCAGAAGGGAGTCGAACATTTCTATAAAACACAACACACTAATCAAACTGTAGATTTT GTGAAGAAAATGAGAAGCGAGTATGGCAAATTGGACAAGATGGTGATGAACATTTGGGAATGTTGTGAACTCCTTAACGAAGTGGTGGACGAGAGTGATCCTGACCTTGACGAACCACAAATTCAACATTTGCTTCAATCTGCGGAAGCAATCCGTAAAGATTACCCTAACGAAGATTGGCTCCATCTCACTGCTCTTATCCATG ATCTTGGGAAGGTTCTGACTCTTCCACAGTTTGGAGAGCTTCCTCAATGGGCAGTTGTTG GTGACACATTCCCTGTTGGATGTGCATTCGATGAATCTAACGTACACCACAAG TACTTTATGGAAAACCTTGATATTAACAACCCAAAGTACAACACCAAAGCTGGGATCTATTCAGAAGGATGTGGActagaaaatgttaatatgtCATGGGGACATGATGACTACATGTATATG GTAGCCAAGGAGAATGGAAGCACCTTGCCATCTGCGGGACTGTTCATTATTCGATACCATTCCTTTTATC CATTGCACACGGCTGGAGCTTACACTCACCTTatgaatgaagaagataaggaaAACCTCAAATGGCTCCATGTTTTCAA CAAGTACGATTTATACAGCAAGAGCAAAGTACACGTCGATGTTGAGAAGGTTAAGCCGTATTATATGTCTCTTATCAAGAAA tattTCCCGGAAAATCTGAGGTGGTGA